A genomic window from Punica granatum isolate Tunisia-2019 chromosome 2, ASM765513v2, whole genome shotgun sequence includes:
- the LOC116197915 gene encoding uncharacterized protein LOC116197915 isoform X1 — translation MAFPLANPPSRLSPKLLTRATTAPLASPSPNYDPRIKEFPPNALRRKIDRLWRGGFSLGVDLGLSRTGVALSKGFSVRPLTVLELRGQKLELRLLEIAEDEEADEFIIGVPRSSDGRETTQSNKVHSVAGRLAVRAAERIRYCHGLLYRREADVHFRGCAVMVLRMQERSSVLCFSCAWGWRVYLQDEHGTSTDATHRMINLGLNKTARQRRIDAYAAMMVLERYFSLSGEAAELVLPKDSDLQERLRRGPPRDIDFFSE, via the exons ATGGCGTTTCCGTTAGCAAATCCCCCTTCCCGCCTCTCTCCGAAACTACTGACGAGAGCCACCACCGCTCCCCTTGCATCTCCTTCACCTAACTATGACCCCAGAATAAAGGAATTCCCTCCAAACGCTCTACGCCGGAAAATTGACCGGCTGTGGCGCGGCGGGTTCTCGCTCGGCGTGGACTTGGGGCTCTCCCGCACCGGCGTCGCCCTCAGCAAGGGCTTCTCCGTCCGCCCCTTGACG GTGTTAGAGCTGCGAGGTCAGAAGCTCGAGCTGCGGCTTCTTGAGATTGCCGAAGACGAG GAGGCTGATGAGTTCATAATTGGTGTTCCGAGATCGTCTGATGGAAGGGAGACGACTCAATCGAATAAGGTTCATAGTGTTGCGGGAAGACTAGCTGTTAGAGCTGCAGAGAG AATTCGATACTGCCATGGTCTTCTTTATCGTCGTGAGGCTGATGTCCATTTTAGAGGCTGTGCTGTGATGGTCTTAAGGATGCAAGAAAGAAGTTCGGTTTTATGTTTCTCCTGCGCATG GGGTTGGAGGGTGTACCTGCAGGATGAACACGGAACATCAACAGATGCCACTCATCGTATGATAAACTT GGGCCTGAACAAGACAGCTCGGCAAAGAAGGATTGATGCCTATGCTGCAATG ATGGTCCTGGAAAGATATTTTTCATTGTCTGGGGAGGCAGCTGAACTTGTACTTCCCAAGGATTCCGATTTGCAGGAAAGACTCCGGAGGGGTCCGCCCCGAGACATAGACTTCTTTTCCGAATAA
- the LOC116197915 gene encoding uncharacterized protein LOC116197915 isoform X4 — MAFPLANPPSRLSPKLLTRATTAPLASPSPNYDPRIKEFPPNALRRKIDRLWRGGFSLGVDLGLSRTGVALSKGFSVRPLTVLELRGQKLELRLLEIAEDEEADEFIIGVPRSSDGRETTQSNKVHSVAGRLAVRAAERGLNKTARQRRIDAYAAMMVLERYFSLSGEAAELVLPKDSDLQERLRRGPPRDIDFFSE, encoded by the exons ATGGCGTTTCCGTTAGCAAATCCCCCTTCCCGCCTCTCTCCGAAACTACTGACGAGAGCCACCACCGCTCCCCTTGCATCTCCTTCACCTAACTATGACCCCAGAATAAAGGAATTCCCTCCAAACGCTCTACGCCGGAAAATTGACCGGCTGTGGCGCGGCGGGTTCTCGCTCGGCGTGGACTTGGGGCTCTCCCGCACCGGCGTCGCCCTCAGCAAGGGCTTCTCCGTCCGCCCCTTGACG GTGTTAGAGCTGCGAGGTCAGAAGCTCGAGCTGCGGCTTCTTGAGATTGCCGAAGACGAG GAGGCTGATGAGTTCATAATTGGTGTTCCGAGATCGTCTGATGGAAGGGAGACGACTCAATCGAATAAGGTTCATAGTGTTGCGGGAAGACTAGCTGTTAGAGCTGCAGAGAG GGGCCTGAACAAGACAGCTCGGCAAAGAAGGATTGATGCCTATGCTGCAATG ATGGTCCTGGAAAGATATTTTTCATTGTCTGGGGAGGCAGCTGAACTTGTACTTCCCAAGGATTCCGATTTGCAGGAAAGACTCCGGAGGGGTCCGCCCCGAGACATAGACTTCTTTTCCGAATAA
- the LOC116197915 gene encoding uncharacterized protein LOC116197915 isoform X2, with amino-acid sequence MAFPLANPPSRLSPKLLTRATTAPLASPSPNYDPRIKEFPPNALRRKIDRLWRGGFSLGVDLGLSRTGVALSKGFSVRPLTVLELRGQKLELRLLEIAEDEEADEFIIGVPRSSDGRETTQSNKVHSVAGRLAVRAAERGWRVYLQDEHGTSTDATHRMINLGLNKTARQRRIDAYAAMMVLERYFSLSGEAAELVLPKDSDLQERLRRGPPRDIDFFSE; translated from the exons ATGGCGTTTCCGTTAGCAAATCCCCCTTCCCGCCTCTCTCCGAAACTACTGACGAGAGCCACCACCGCTCCCCTTGCATCTCCTTCACCTAACTATGACCCCAGAATAAAGGAATTCCCTCCAAACGCTCTACGCCGGAAAATTGACCGGCTGTGGCGCGGCGGGTTCTCGCTCGGCGTGGACTTGGGGCTCTCCCGCACCGGCGTCGCCCTCAGCAAGGGCTTCTCCGTCCGCCCCTTGACG GTGTTAGAGCTGCGAGGTCAGAAGCTCGAGCTGCGGCTTCTTGAGATTGCCGAAGACGAG GAGGCTGATGAGTTCATAATTGGTGTTCCGAGATCGTCTGATGGAAGGGAGACGACTCAATCGAATAAGGTTCATAGTGTTGCGGGAAGACTAGCTGTTAGAGCTGCAGAGAG GGGTTGGAGGGTGTACCTGCAGGATGAACACGGAACATCAACAGATGCCACTCATCGTATGATAAACTT GGGCCTGAACAAGACAGCTCGGCAAAGAAGGATTGATGCCTATGCTGCAATG ATGGTCCTGGAAAGATATTTTTCATTGTCTGGGGAGGCAGCTGAACTTGTACTTCCCAAGGATTCCGATTTGCAGGAAAGACTCCGGAGGGGTCCGCCCCGAGACATAGACTTCTTTTCCGAATAA
- the LOC116197915 gene encoding uncharacterized protein LOC116197915 isoform X3 — MAFPLANPPSRLSPKLLTRATTAPLASPSPNYDPRIKEFPPNALRRKIDRLWRGGFSLGVDLGLSRTGVALSKGFSVRPLTVLELRGQKLELRLLEIAEDEEADEFIIGVPRSSDGRETTQSNKVHSVAGRLAVRAAERIRYCHGLLYRREADVHFRGCAVMVLRMQERSSVLCFSCAWGWRVYLQDEHGTSTDATHRA; from the exons ATGGCGTTTCCGTTAGCAAATCCCCCTTCCCGCCTCTCTCCGAAACTACTGACGAGAGCCACCACCGCTCCCCTTGCATCTCCTTCACCTAACTATGACCCCAGAATAAAGGAATTCCCTCCAAACGCTCTACGCCGGAAAATTGACCGGCTGTGGCGCGGCGGGTTCTCGCTCGGCGTGGACTTGGGGCTCTCCCGCACCGGCGTCGCCCTCAGCAAGGGCTTCTCCGTCCGCCCCTTGACG GTGTTAGAGCTGCGAGGTCAGAAGCTCGAGCTGCGGCTTCTTGAGATTGCCGAAGACGAG GAGGCTGATGAGTTCATAATTGGTGTTCCGAGATCGTCTGATGGAAGGGAGACGACTCAATCGAATAAGGTTCATAGTGTTGCGGGAAGACTAGCTGTTAGAGCTGCAGAGAG AATTCGATACTGCCATGGTCTTCTTTATCGTCGTGAGGCTGATGTCCATTTTAGAGGCTGTGCTGTGATGGTCTTAAGGATGCAAGAAAGAAGTTCGGTTTTATGTTTCTCCTGCGCATG GGGTTGGAGGGTGTACCTGCAGGATGAACACGGAACATCAACAGATGCCACTCATC GGGCCTGA